The genomic window AATCCGCGCCCTGCCCGATGGTGGTTGTGCGACCAAGAGAGCAATAGCCGCGTCGAAAACAACGCGCCAAACAACAATTGCCAGAATTGTTATGTTTGGCGCGTTTTCGCATATCCGGGTACGTTCGGAAGGTAACAAAACGGCATAAATGCCCGTTTTGGCCCGAACTTTTGGCGTTTCTGTATTGCTTTTTGCGCGAAAAGGGTTAAAGTTAGCTCCGCACAGATAAACGCCGACTAATCTCTCGGCGTCTTCTCAATAAATATCTAGAAGGAGAACAACATGCTCGGTCTCGGAATTATCGGTTGGATCGTTATCGGCGGCCTCGCTGGCTGGATTGCATCCAAGATTAAGGGCACTGATGCTCAGCAGGGCATCGGCCTGAACATCGTCATGGGTGTTGTTGGCGGTCTGCTTGGTGGCTTCCTGCTCAAGATCTTCGGCGTTGATGTCGAGAGTGGCGGACTGATCTTCAGCTTCCTCACCTGCCTGCTCGGCGCTGTGATTGCTATCAGCATCGTGCAGATGGTGACCAAGAAGTAATCGCGCTGAAGCGATAACAATGCCTTAAGGGGCGGTGGTGAAGTATCCCACCGCCTCTTTTGCGTGGCTAGACCGTGGACTAGACCAACCTGTTCAGTTATAGTGTGGGGGTACACCATCTTCGATGAAAGGAAATGCTTCAGTGGCAGGCGAAAAACGCACGACGGGCCGGTCAAGGAAAAACAGGCCGAGTCCCCGGCAGCGTCTTCTCGCTAGCGCCACGAGCCTTTTCAGTACTGAGGGTATTCGCGTGATCGGCATTGATCGCATTTTGCGTGAGGCCGATGTGGCGAAGGCGAGCCTGTATAGCTTGTTCGGTTCAAAAGATGCCCTCGTCATTGCGTACCTTGAGTCGCTCGATGAGCAGTGGCGCACCCGCTATGCGGAACGCACGGCGGAGATGAGCTCGCCGGAGCAGAAGATCCTCGCCTTTTTTGATCAGTGCATCGATGAAGCCCCAGAGGCTGACTTCAGGGGTTCGCACTTCCAAAACGCCGCGAATGAGTATCCGCGGCCGGAGACGGACTCGGAGCGCGGGATCGTGGAAGCGGTGCAGCAGCACCGGCGCTGGGTGCAGGATACGCTCACGAGCCTGCTGACTGAGAAGAACGGCTACCCGGGCGATGTTCAGGCGCAGCAGTTGATGATCTTCCTCGACGGCGGTTTGGCCGGTTCGCGTTTGAGTCAATCAACCGAGAGCCTTCACACGGCTCGTGACCTTGCCCAGCAACTACTTTCTGTACCTCCGGCGGATTATTCAATCTAGTGTCTAAAGTAACTTCTTTCTTTGGTGAGCTCCTGCTCACGGTAGGCGTGCTCCTCTTGCTTTTTGCGTTCTATGAGGCGTACTGGACAAACATCGCCGCTGGCCGTGCTCAGGACGAGGTCAGCGCTGAAATGCAACAACGTTGGAAAAATCCTCGCTCGGCGCACAGCCTTGAGCTAGGAGATGCTTTCGCCAACATGTATATCCCAGCGTTCGGATCCGACTTCGCTTTCGCCATCGTGCAGGGCGCCGATGATGAGTCGCTGTTGGCGGGGCCCGGGCACTATGTGGACACACAGATGCCGGGAGAGGCCGGCAACTTTGCCGTGGCAGGCCACCGCGTTGGTAAGGGAGCCCCCTTCAACGATCTTGGCAACCTCAACGCTTGTGACGCCATCGTCATCGAAACCCACGACACCTGGGATGTCTATCGCGTTCTGCCAATGGGCACAGATCCAACCACTCGAAGCGATGAGGCTCGCGACTGCCTGAGCGAACAGCAGATTGGGCGTGTTGCCGGCGGCGATTACGCGGGCGTGCAGGGCAGGACGATTACCACGCCTGGTGATGTCAGCGTCATCAATCCTCTGCCAAATACTGACAGCATTGAACTACGGCCGGACCTGGAGCCTGTCATTACGCTCACCACTTGCCACCCGCAGTTCTCGAATGCTGAACGCATGATTATTCACGGCATGCTGACCGAATCATTGCCTAAGGACGGCCCCAAGCCGGCTGTTATGGAGGGAGCCTAAATGTATTCGACGCTTTGGAGGGCGCTACCGGGCCCCAAGCCAGTCAAAGCCCTGCTTGCGCTGCTCATCGCGGTAGCGGTGTTTTTCCTGCTGATGGAAGTCGTCTTCCCCTGGGTTTCAGCGCAGATGCCTTATAACGACGTAGCCGTCTAGAGCCCCAGCGAGGCGATGGTTTGCTCGGCAATCAATTGCGCCTTCAGTGATTGTGCCTGGTCGCTCCACACCACAACGGCGGTCGGGCCCTTCTGCACCGCGAAAACGGCGCCGCTTTCCCCGCCGCTGCGCCCACCTTCCCATCCGCCTTCGAGGCTCGCGGGGTCAGTGCTATCAATTGGGGCGGCCCAGTCCACTACTTCGCGCGCCTGCTGCTCATCGGGCATGTGGCGCACCAGCACCGTTGCTTGGGGGTTTTCTCCATAGCCCCAAAAACCGCAGGCTGGGGGATCAAAGCGGGCGTCGGCGCCGGTCGACGTGACCTTTTGGCCATTGGTTTCAGCGATGAATTCGTTGTCCAAATAGGGGCATGGGGCGTCGACAAGCTCGGGCAACGTTGCGGGGGCGATGGCGGCAAGGGGGCTTTTCGACGCCTCCGCCTGCGTCACTTCCGGCGCCTCAGGGGTCTGGCTGCAGGCGGCAAGGGAGAGGGCGCAAGCGATTAAAGTACGTTTCATGTACCCGAGCCTAGAGACAGATCGCCGACTTTTGCGAGCCGTCAACGTATTGACCTCCGTGCTCCTGTTCGTGGCGCTGGTCGGTGTGGTGGATCTGCACCGGCACGACGCCATCCTCGCGGTGGTGCTGGCCACCATCTTTTCGCTCGTGTACAGCTTCGGGATTCTCAAACCGATTCGCCGCGGTTGGGTCGAGATGGCTTGGCTGGCAGTGCTCACCATCGTGTGGGCCGCCATGCTCGCGGTGCTGCCCGTGGCCGTCTACATGGTGTTCCCGCTCTTCTTCCTCTACCTGCGAGCACTGCCGGACATTCGTGGCGTCTTTGCGGTGTTTGGCATCACCGTGGTGGCGATCTTCAGCCAATATCCCAACCTCACCATCGGTGCGGTCATGGGCCCCACCGTCTCGGCTGCCGTGGTCATCGGCATCAATATCGCACTCCAGGCCATCTGGCGTGGCGCAAAAGAACGCGAGGCGCTTATCGAAGAGCTCCTCGAAACGCGTCACCAACTCGCCGACAGTGAACGCGCCGCCGGCATTGCCGCTGAACGCCAACGCATCGCCCACGAAATTCACGACACCCTCGCCCAAGGGCTTTCCAGCATCCAAATGCTGCTGCGCGTGGCAGAACAAGACATCAACAACCTCGACGTTGGTGACGAAGCCAAAGCCCGACCGCTCGGGCGCATCGAACTTGCGCGCCACACCGCCGCCGACAATCTCAGCGAAGCGCGCGCGATCATCGCCGCCCTCCAACCAGCCGCCCTATCCAAAACCTCCCTCGACGGAGCACTCCACCGCGTGGCCGCCCAGGTGGAGGGGGTGGACATTGAGATTGATATTGAGGGCGATGAGCGCCAGCTACCCATGAGCACCGAGGCCTCTCTTCTACGTATATATCAAGGAGCTGTGGGCAATGTGCAAAAGCATGCGCAGGCTACCCGCTGCCGCGTCACCCTCACCTACGGACAAGACGAGGTCCGTTTGGATGTGGTTGATAACGGGGTTGGTTTTGACCCTTCGGCTGTGGCGGCGCGCCCTGCGGGGTTGGGGCACATTGGTATCGACGCGATGCGTTCGCGCGCGCGGGAGCAGGGCGGTGCGTTGATCGTGGATGCTGAGCCTGGGCGGGGTTGCGCTCTTTCAGTAGTGTTGCCGATCAGCGAGAAGCCTGGGGGCACGGGGTAAACTTGGGCGAAGTTGTGGCGCTTGAGGAAGTGCGCT from Corynebacterium gerontici includes these protein-coding regions:
- a CDS encoding GlsB/YeaQ/YmgE family stress response membrane protein, whose translation is MLGLGIIGWIVIGGLAGWIASKIKGTDAQQGIGLNIVMGVVGGLLGGFLLKIFGVDVESGGLIFSFLTCLLGAVIAISIVQMVTKK
- a CDS encoding TetR/AcrR family transcriptional regulator; the encoded protein is MKGNASVAGEKRTTGRSRKNRPSPRQRLLASATSLFSTEGIRVIGIDRILREADVAKASLYSLFGSKDALVIAYLESLDEQWRTRYAERTAEMSSPEQKILAFFDQCIDEAPEADFRGSHFQNAANEYPRPETDSERGIVEAVQQHRRWVQDTLTSLLTEKNGYPGDVQAQQLMIFLDGGLAGSRLSQSTESLHTARDLAQQLLSVPPADYSI
- a CDS encoding class E sortase; this encodes MSKVTSFFGELLLTVGVLLLLFAFYEAYWTNIAAGRAQDEVSAEMQQRWKNPRSAHSLELGDAFANMYIPAFGSDFAFAIVQGADDESLLAGPGHYVDTQMPGEAGNFAVAGHRVGKGAPFNDLGNLNACDAIVIETHDTWDVYRVLPMGTDPTTRSDEARDCLSEQQIGRVAGGDYAGVQGRTITTPGDVSVINPLPNTDSIELRPDLEPVITLTTCHPQFSNAERMIIHGMLTESLPKDGPKPAVMEGA
- a CDS encoding DUF2020 domain-containing protein, with amino-acid sequence MKRTLIACALSLAACSQTPEAPEVTQAEASKSPLAAIAPATLPELVDAPCPYLDNEFIAETNGQKVTSTGADARFDPPACGFWGYGENPQATVLVRHMPDEQQAREVVDWAAPIDSTDPASLEGGWEGGRSGGESGAVFAVQKGPTAVVVWSDQAQSLKAQLIAEQTIASLGL
- a CDS encoding sensor histidine kinase, which encodes MYPSLETDRRLLRAVNVLTSVLLFVALVGVVDLHRHDAILAVVLATIFSLVYSFGILKPIRRGWVEMAWLAVLTIVWAAMLAVLPVAVYMVFPLFFLYLRALPDIRGVFAVFGITVVAIFSQYPNLTIGAVMGPTVSAAVVIGINIALQAIWRGAKEREALIEELLETRHQLADSERAAGIAAERQRIAHEIHDTLAQGLSSIQMLLRVAEQDINNLDVGDEAKARPLGRIELARHTAADNLSEARAIIAALQPAALSKTSLDGALHRVAAQVEGVDIEIDIEGDERQLPMSTEASLLRIYQGAVGNVQKHAQATRCRVTLTYGQDEVRLDVVDNGVGFDPSAVAARPAGLGHIGIDAMRSRAREQGGALIVDAEPGRGCALSVVLPISEKPGGTG